The nucleotide sequence aataaaaaatgatcCAGACGGATTATTTCATGATACATCGAGTAAATTATCCTCAGATCAAACTAATCGTGAATTAGACTTGTCATATCGTTTAAGGAAAATTGGTGTTATGAACCCTAAAGCATTTTGTGAAATATGTTGTAAggaatattgtaataaatattttctaagaaCTCACAAACTAAAACGGCACGGAATATACATTCCAGACGACAAAGATAAGGACATTAGAAGTGAATGTATGTCAGGCTTTCCATCAAGTAACGTGCAGACGAGTCCTTTAAATCTCATTATGACAGAGCAAGGCAGTTCCGACAGCAAAATAACATCACCCACGAGTATTGGTTGTGATATATGTTGCATTAAATTTCAAAACGCTAGTCTTGCACAATTGCATAATGTCAGCGTCCATGCCAGAGTATCTTCAATAGAACCAGAAGAATGCGACAGATCGCAGCAGGATAGTACCAAAATATCAGAAGGAATCAAATCTAATGAGAAATCGGTGAATCCAGAAACTATTAGTGAAGATTTGCAAAAACTTCAAACAATGATTCTTCAGCTGAACGACATCGATACTGCTAAAGTAACCACGAACTGTGCTATTTGTAACAAAGAATTCGAAAACCGATTTTATCTTCAAGCGCATATGCTCTCAGAGCATAGTATGTTGATGGACGAAGGAGATTGTGAAAAAGCGGGTGATACAGAATTGCGCTCAACTAATAATGCAATGTGCGATATCTGCGGTAAGGAATTACTGAACGTCGAAGAATTATCAAGACATATAGTGGAATCTCATTCAAACCATCAAGTGGCTGCAGATTCTTCGAAAGATGACAATAGTGGATTCACCGGTGGAGATAAATCGTCAAATAGATTGCAAGTTTCTAGTGGACATATCCCAGAACGGCGTGTTTCTATGAACGTTACCCCCACCAGTAGCTACTGTGAAATTTGCAACAAAgaattatgtaataaatatttcatgaaaacaCATATGCAAAGAATGCACGGAATCGAAATAGAGAATGGGGCACAAATTGGAGGTGTCGTTTGTGACATATGCAACAAGGAATTATGTAGCAAATACTTTTTACGTGTTCATAAACATAACACTCACGGTATAATTGAATACGGAGGTAATTTATTGCCTCCAAGGAAATCAGATGGAGAATCATCAGTCTTGCCATCACCTTCCACTCCACTAGAAACGGATTCAACTCTAAAACCAACCGACTTAGCGGATTTAAGTCACAGATACTTCACTCATTTTACCGAAGTCTGTACTATATGCAGTCGGAGATTTAGAAGTACGAAATGGTTGAAAGCTCATTTAATAACAGACCATGGGCAAGTGGGGGCAGAAAAATGGGCTGAAATTGAAATCCAGTTACAACAAAGAGGAAAAGTATCGACAACGACAAATTCAGAAGGAAATTCGaacttaaaaataccaaatgGAAGTCAAGATATGCAACAACAGAAAGTAGGTGGcgttcaaaattttatatccaGTTTATTTGGTATCGACGAGAGTAACTCTAAAATGTATCAATGTTCCTATTGCCCATTCACCTCGCCTTTATTGCCCTTGTTATTTGTTCACGAAAGATCACATATGAATATGGAAGGGTTTTCATTTAAGTGTCCTATATGCCCACAAAATTTTACTGAACGAAAATTGCTGGAACGTCATATATTATCTAGACATTCCTTCCTCTTACCCAATACTGTCAAAGAGGAAGATACTATCACAAAAGAAATGTCTAAAGAAAGTTCCGAGGACGATGATCCAAGTAGACAAGAATTTGGTACATCTAGTCAGGGACAACTAGCTAAGCTATCATCCCCTATAAAAGTGCCCTCGGATATTGAGCAATCTTTAATGGATGTGGCTAAAAGAATGCAATGGCCAGCTACTTATGCTATAcctcaaagaaaaaatcaatcagAACAGGACCAAGATGAAGCATCTTCACCTTCAGGGCCAGGGTACGTAATGCAGGCATTTTTATTAGAAGAATCAGCCTCCGAACGTCGGGTTATGCCCTCTGTTGTTTTCTTACCTATGCTACAAAAACAACCAGCCCCTATCACTGTTACTTTTACACTAACCCCGGCCTAACACATCCTCACATGTAGTTTGCATATatgtgttatatttttttaagaaacaatCGATGGCGATTCCACGACAcctgtgatttttttaattttaattataattattgtataatcCTAATATATAGATTTATAAGCGATTCCTATATTTGCAAGTTACCTCATATATTATGAGAAGGAACATATGAGCACATATTTTTATGCAAATACGGAAGACtgagtgaaatttttatatagtcTGTTGATTTTCACTTTAATATATCGAGATACTGATGTTTTGTACGATAAAGCTTTAGGTGATGTTTAAAGAAGTTCCTATTTTCTATCtcgatataataatataattcacaAGTATGTACGTATTCAGTTGTTAGATGTAGCTTGCTCAACAGTCAGTTAAAATGTTCCGCGTACCTAGTCCACGTAACTCAGGGTTAGCTGAAAAGAGTACAATCAGCCACTCGCGTCCCTAAACTGGCGACGCATTCCTTTTCGAGTTCCTGACTAGTAGCATAGGATAAACAATATCATTACATTCCTTCATTTTTACTTGGTTCAGTTAATATTTGCTCCTTATATATTCATTtccattattaattatattaccACCAGTAGTAGGTAATTAGCCGTATAATGAATATTTCTCAAAACAAATAATCAACAGACTCAAAGACCTGACATGCAAATGTGCAGGTAATCCGGAGGACAAACACAGCCACAACCAATATAGTTGTCAGTTTTCGATTTGATAGGATATTCAGGTTGTAAAAGGTTTCAGCCAGCTGAAAAGTAAGGAGgctattttttttagaaaacaatCTATCTTCCGGGATATCAATATTGTACAATTATGACTAAGCTTTCACAGTTTCTATGacttcttcattatttttttgtagatatcgCCAAAGAAAGTTCAATAAATCATTAGTATTTTAATTAACACGCCGATCCGAGCACATAGTATTTCAGCCGGAGTGACATCCTATTTTGTTATGACCAAATTTCTTCAGCTTGGACTCCCACCAGGACACGGGATCACAGTTTCAGACTTGACTGGCATGATTTTTAAGCGGTCTTGACtgtattttatctttcttttcaaCTCATTCTCTTGGTTTCATAAGCGTTCTTAGTAAATTGGGTTGTTGCTTACACTTCGAGAATGACgaacgaaatatttatttaccataCTTCTTTGAATATCCATTATGAAAATCAGTATACTttttaatgtttctaaagaacTAAGAATATGCAGTTTGTTCTTTTGCCTTTTGCCAAATCAGAGCGGAGGCCGTATCACTTTGATGCTTGAACCGAATATATATGTATTAGAATAAACTTACATTGTTATGGCAAGGAAATTGCGAtcaaatgtttgtgaatatttaaaactaaacatCCCATCAATCTAGAGCTATGCAAGAAATTTCTAGTCATTGGCTTTgagattaaaaaattctaaatcaaT is from Diorhabda carinulata isolate Delta chromosome 1, icDioCari1.1, whole genome shotgun sequence and encodes:
- the LOC130898041 gene encoding zinc finger protein hangover, which codes for MTSVTLPSSSGTLNGGYSSSVTEKLPTTQPDFDALRTIKRSLCLTSTESCKKRRKQSTPIRISTSETESQNANSLEGKPIVPSPEPNHRCSICQQSFSYPEQLQNHIICEHPLLECKKEPEDHPTTPSSVSYVDQSETPMGLSIMRSDIPWVNEIQNKEWIGSNLSNLSFNPANPMFMTLPPYSHTDNISLKPIRIFNPDAYCDLCNKEFCNKYFLKTHKANKHGIYTDSSSSEPLLNSVTVPSITSNLKISNPVPTVEQPTITSDSKTPANMINAFNNIFQNPFSNQANLSENEINENIAMSNGMSSSSESDKIFSDDPHAEENSSPCIQTESTSIKNDPDGLFHDTSSKLSSDQTNRELDLSYRLRKIGVMNPKAFCEICCKEYCNKYFLRTHKLKRHGIYIPDDKDKDIRSECMSGFPSSNVQTSPLNLIMTEQGSSDSKITSPTSIGCDICCIKFQNASLAQLHNVSVHARVSSIEPEECDRSQQDSTKISEGIKSNEKSVNPETISEDLQKLQTMILQLNDIDTAKVTTNCAICNKEFENRFYLQAHMLSEHSMLMDEGDCEKAGDTELRSTNNAMCDICGKELLNVEELSRHIVESHSNHQVAADSSKDDNSGFTGGDKSSNRLQVSSGHIPERRVSMNVTPTSSYCEICNKELCNKYFMKTHMQRMHGIEIENGAQIGGVVCDICNKELCSKYFLRVHKHNTHGIIEYGGNLLPPRKSDGESSVLPSPSTPLETDSTLKPTDLADLSHRYFTHFTEVCTICSRRFRSTKWLKAHLITDHGQVGAEKWAEIEIQLQQRGKVSTTTNSEGNSNLKIPNGSQDMQQQKVGGVQNFISSLFGIDESNSKMYQCSYCPFTSPLLPLLFVHERSHMNMEGFSFKCPICPQNFTERKLLERHILSRHSFLLPNTVKEEDTITKEMSKESSEDDDPSRQEFGTSSQGQLAKLSSPIKVPSDIEQSLMDVAKRMQWPATYAIPQRKNQSEQDQDEASSPSGPGYVMQAFLLEESASERRVMPSVVFLPMLQKQPAPITVTFTLTPA